One window of Helicobacter sp. MIT 99-5507 genomic DNA carries:
- the fliD gene encoding flagellar filament capping protein FliD: protein MNPLSSLGVGSGVLNYEVIDKLKKVDENAQITPIDKKLQENINKQTELVGLKTMLSTIKNNSKKISDYSSYLQRNATSSDESALKVSVNDGVPTQDITIKVNEIAKNSINEVGLKFSSRDDLFSSADSIMKLHIDGKDYQIKIGSTDTLENIAQKIIDETGGDINASIMKTGVGDSAYSLMINSKQTGSGGNIYFGSTLVSSDIISGALNLADGDFNINMMDSNGVNKTIKVVVSNDNAESKQNASIIKEAILAAMKQDADMANLLENGDISVDISGDGKKLVLNDKRGFGININGAKSDQLFTKKNITEDNTMVGKSPIEAGLITGIITIGDTNLDLSLLTDTRNTKEMNEAAIVSAINEISGYYATITEDGYLAINTNTGEVSIKAGEEHKEALEKIGLESGKFMDWSILAKKMNIKNIQKASNANITYNGVNISRQNNTIDDIASGITLELLSPSTKDINVSIGRNNTNILEEIKAFVEGYNQLIPKLNELTRYDEDTKIAGIFNGVSDIRVIKGSLHRALATASFVDGRYESMIDYGLSFNDDGLLILDESKLQNELTSNPDKVRDFFKGGIVTINGKETETQGIFTLVSKELDNLTTGDSAILKLFEESIKNDDKRLKDDRARNIELINNRYEMMANRFAAYDSQIARANNSFNSLNMMIEQSLADKRKN from the coding sequence ATGAATCCATTAAGCTCGCTTGGAGTTGGTAGTGGCGTTTTAAATTATGAAGTTATTGATAAATTAAAAAAAGTTGATGAAAACGCACAAATAACACCAATTGATAAAAAATTACAAGAAAATATCAATAAACAAACCGAACTTGTAGGGCTTAAAACCATGCTTAGCACTATCAAGAATAATTCAAAAAAGATTTCTGATTATTCTTCATATTTGCAAAGAAATGCAACATCAAGCGATGAAAGCGCACTTAAAGTAAGCGTAAATGATGGTGTGCCTACTCAAGATATAACTATCAAAGTAAATGAGATTGCTAAAAATTCTATCAATGAAGTAGGGCTTAAGTTTAGCTCAAGAGATGATTTGTTTTCTAGTGCAGATTCTATAATGAAACTTCATATAGATGGCAAAGACTATCAAATCAAAATAGGCTCAACAGATACATTAGAAAATATTGCTCAAAAGATTATTGATGAGACAGGTGGCGATATAAATGCTTCTATTATGAAAACAGGAGTTGGTGATAGTGCATATTCATTAATGATAAATTCAAAACAAACAGGTTCTGGTGGTAATATATATTTTGGTAGCACCCTAGTTTCAAGCGATATTATAAGCGGTGCATTAAATCTTGCTGATGGCGATTTTAATATAAATATGATGGATTCTAATGGTGTAAATAAAACTATTAAAGTTGTTGTATCAAATGATAATGCAGAATCTAAACAAAATGCAAGCATAATAAAAGAAGCGATACTGGCTGCTATGAAACAAGATGCTGATATGGCAAATTTATTAGAAAATGGTGATATTAGTGTTGATATTAGCGGTGATGGTAAAAAACTTGTTTTAAATGATAAACGCGGTTTTGGTATCAATATAAATGGTGCAAAAAGTGATCAGCTTTTTACAAAGAAAAATATTACTGAAGATAATACAATGGTTGGCAAAAGTCCCATTGAAGCTGGGCTTATTACAGGTATTATTACAATTGGAGATACAAATCTAGATTTATCTTTACTCACTGATACTAGAAATACCAAAGAGATGAATGAAGCAGCAATAGTTAGTGCTATTAATGAAATTTCTGGTTATTATGCAACAATTACTGAAGATGGATATTTAGCAATAAATACAAATACAGGAGAAGTATCAATAAAAGCAGGAGAGGAACATAAAGAAGCATTAGAGAAGATTGGCTTAGAATCCGGTAAGTTTATGGATTGGAGTATTCTTGCTAAAAAAATGAATATCAAAAATATCCAAAAAGCCTCAAATGCAAATATCACTTATAATGGTGTTAATATATCTCGCCAAAATAATACTATTGATGATATAGCAAGTGGTATTACATTAGAGCTTTTATCACCTAGCACTAAAGATATAAATGTAAGTATTGGAAGAAATAATACAAATATCCTAGAAGAAATAAAAGCTTTTGTTGAAGGCTATAATCAACTAATACCAAAACTAAACGAACTAACTAGATATGACGAAGATACAAAGATTGCTGGAATCTTTAATGGCGTAAGTGATATTAGAGTAATAAAAGGATCTTTACATAGGGCTTTAGCAACTGCAAGTTTTGTTGATGGCAGATATGAAAGTATGATTGATTATGGACTTAGTTTTAATGATGATGGATTGCTTATTTTAGATGAGAGTAAATTGCAAAATGAGCTAACTAGCAATCCTGATAAAGTAAGGGATTTTTTCAAAGGTGGTATTGTAACGATAAATGGCAAAGAGACAGAAACTCAAGGTATATTTACCCTTGTATCCAAAGAGCTAGATAATTTGACTACTGGTGATAGTGCGATATTGAAATTATTTGAAGAAAGTATTAAAAATGATGATAAACGTCTAAAAGATGATAGAGCTAGAAATATTGAATTGATAAATAATAGATATGAAATGATGGCAAATAGATTTGCTGCATATGATAGCCAAATAGCAAGAGCAAATAATTC
- a CDS encoding flagellar protein FlaG translates to MDATIQNLGSSSQYSITQESNYDNTLNQNIYTTQFRVEDDKLSNLSDSEKDKLEQQLLSLVKELNKEMESVNTDLMFDYEDYISSLVLTIKQKESGEIIRKIPTDEAMELMKKMRDIISIILDTQG, encoded by the coding sequence ATGGATGCAACAATACAAAATTTGGGCTCTAGCAGTCAATATAGCATAACTCAAGAAAGCAATTATGATAATACACTAAATCAAAATATATATACTACACAATTTAGAGTTGAAGATGATAAGCTTAGCAACTTAAGTGATAGTGAAAAAGACAAATTAGAACAGCAATTGCTTAGCTTAGTAAAAGAATTAAACAAAGAAATGGAATCTGTCAATACAGATTTAATGTTTGATTATGAAGATTATATATCATCTTTGGTTTTAACAATCAAACAGAAAGAAAGTGGTGAAATAATAAGAAAAATACCAACTGATGAGGCAATGGAGTTGATGAAAAAAATGCGTGATATTATAAGTATTATATTAGATACACAAGGATAA
- a CDS encoding murein hydrolase activator EnvC, whose product MRRIRFLFCILFISFLFADTDSRIQHNQERLNTISSKQSALSKKLDTLGKNINDKNKKINELDKQIKKLQQSININQKLYQQQEKIFNESKDKLNKLADRLNTLQNELIGIVLKDMTITMILNQKEPLNEESILSEEILSHLSNSAKEKINTLIKEQDKLKEEMRIAQEKINTAKSVITSQREKKITLENSKLEQQALAKKMKDEVESYNNEIKRLDDERTQIQQILVDLDILKKKELENQEAKREALQKDDKDAPSIGNNIAPIEVRQIGSSYRNVSTARYSGKKTIAPLKTYTIETKYGPYFDPVYKMKVFNEFVTFGVKKRSAVLSVLDGKVVFAKSTAMLRMVVIIEHSNGLHTIYSYLDEISSNIKVGAIVKKGATIAYVNDRLNFEVTQKDKHINPLDFVYVNK is encoded by the coding sequence ATGCGTAGAATTAGATTTTTATTTTGTATTTTATTTATTAGTTTTTTATTTGCTGATACAGATTCTAGAATACAGCATAATCAAGAAAGACTAAATACTATTAGTTCCAAGCAATCAGCGCTTAGTAAAAAGCTAGATACTCTTGGTAAAAATATCAATGATAAAAATAAAAAGATTAACGAGCTAGATAAGCAAATAAAAAAATTGCAACAATCTATAAATATAAATCAGAAGTTGTATCAGCAACAAGAAAAAATATTTAACGAATCTAAAGATAAATTAAATAAATTAGCAGATAGATTAAATACCTTACAAAATGAGTTAATAGGAATTGTTTTAAAAGACATGACAATTACTATGATTTTAAACCAAAAAGAGCCATTAAATGAAGAATCAATATTGAGTGAAGAGATTCTAAGTCACTTAAGTAATTCAGCAAAAGAAAAAATCAATACTTTGATAAAAGAGCAAGATAAGCTAAAAGAAGAGATGAGGATAGCACAAGAAAAAATTAATACTGCTAAATCTGTTATCACATCACAAAGAGAAAAAAAGATAACTTTAGAAAATTCAAAATTAGAGCAACAAGCCTTAGCTAAAAAAATGAAGGATGAAGTAGAATCTTATAATAATGAGATAAAAAGGCTAGATGACGAAAGGACGCAAATTCAGCAGATTCTAGTTGATTTAGATATCTTAAAAAAGAAAGAATTAGAAAATCAAGAAGCAAAGCGAGAAGCACTACAAAAAGATGATAAAGATGCACCATCAATTGGTAATAATATCGCACCAATTGAAGTAAGGCAAATTGGTAGCTCATATAGAAATGTAAGCACAGCACGATATAGTGGCAAGAAAACAATTGCACCACTTAAGACTTATACAATTGAAACAAAATATGGACCATATTTTGACCCAGTTTATAAAATGAAAGTATTTAATGAATTTGTAACATTTGGTGTAAAAAAACGAAGTGCGGTATTAAGCGTGCTTGATGGCAAAGTAGTATTTGCAAAAAGCACAGCTATGCTACGAATGGTAGTCATTATTGAGCATAGCAATGGTTTGCATACTATTTATTCGTATTTAGATGAGATCTCAAGTAATATTAAAGTAGGTGCTATAGTAAAAAAGGGTGCTACAATAGCATATGTAAATGATAGATTAAATTTTGAAGTTACACAAAAAGACAAGCATATTAATCCTCTTGATTTTGTGTATGTTAATAAATAA
- a CDS encoding cell division protein FtsX, translating to MIWFRQYLSLLVPLIALLVGIESVLLINRAVVSHEEVIGKNYAIVFVSQNEIKEEDIKASISDIYSIRLLDTSQVLDDIDSKFKDTNIDDLKKSLPFFYAITLNSFPNQSQIKEIEKTLMSFGNITRVESFSKSHDQTYRLLILLKGCIVVLSGLIFIISLFLMIKQIEVWRFEHSERMEIMTYLGAHSKIKNAPLYRLALTSSFIAALIVVFIVAFIVNTNKISSIVSMLGINIFSPTTFIIDYFILLFAAYVISMSSVFVVILFQKEP from the coding sequence ATGATATGGTTTAGACAATATTTATCTCTACTTGTGCCACTTATTGCACTTCTTGTTGGTATTGAGAGTGTATTACTTATAAATCGTGCTGTTGTAAGTCATGAAGAAGTTATTGGAAAAAATTATGCAATAGTTTTTGTTAGTCAAAATGAGATTAAAGAAGAAGATATAAAAGCATCAATTAGCGATATTTATTCAATTCGCCTTTTGGATACAAGTCAAGTATTGGATGATATAGATTCTAAGTTTAAAGATACAAATATTGATGATTTAAAAAAATCTTTACCATTTTTCTATGCTATTACTCTAAATTCATTTCCAAATCAAAGCCAAATAAAAGAAATTGAAAAAACTTTAATGTCTTTTGGCAATATTACTAGAGTGGAATCTTTTAGTAAATCACATGATCAAACATATAGATTGCTTATATTATTAAAAGGCTGTATTGTTGTTTTATCTGGGCTTATTTTTATAATAAGTTTATTTTTGATGATTAAACAAATTGAAGTATGGAGATTTGAACATAGCGAGAGAATGGAGATTATGACTTATTTAGGTGCGCATTCAAAAATAAAAAATGCCCCACTTTATCGTCTAGCACTTACATCATCTTTTATTGCTGCATTGATTGTTGTTTTTATCGTTGCTTTTATTGTGAATACTAATAAGATTAGCTCTATTGTTTCTATGCTTGGTATAAATATATTTAGCCCAACTACATTTATAATTGATTATTTTATATTGCTATTTGCAGCTTATGTTATATCAATGAGTTCAGTATTTGTGGTAATTTTATTTCAAAAAGAACCTTGA
- a CDS encoding cell division ATP-binding protein FtsE, with protein sequence MKQSIITASNLNLGYNKDPLVITNATFQIKEGEFAFITGVSGSGKSTLLKSMYGNLPIRDGHLNVCGFNLHNANKSSIMKLRRQIGIVFQDYKLIKEWNIEKNIMFPMIINNFPKNTCKIKTERLLKHIKLDHKSNKYPLELSGGEQQRVALARALAGNPKIIFADEPTGNLDDYSSDMIWNLLRGVNEQLKITIVVVTHRMPDKIDNNYRHLYIEHKVVYDMV encoded by the coding sequence TTGAAGCAGTCAATCATCACAGCATCAAATCTAAACCTAGGATACAATAAAGACCCGCTTGTAATCACAAATGCGACTTTTCAAATCAAAGAAGGTGAATTTGCATTTATTACAGGAGTAAGCGGAAGTGGTAAATCAACCTTACTTAAGTCTATGTATGGGAATCTTCCGATTCGTGATGGGCATCTAAATGTTTGTGGATTCAATCTTCATAATGCAAATAAATCTTCTATTATGAAACTAAGACGACAAATTGGTATTGTATTTCAAGATTATAAACTTATCAAAGAATGGAATATTGAAAAAAATATTATGTTTCCAATGATAATAAATAATTTTCCAAAAAATACTTGTAAAATAAAAACAGAAAGGTTATTAAAACATATAAAATTAGATCACAAATCAAATAAATATCCATTAGAATTAAGCGGAGGAGAGCAGCAAAGAGTGGCTCTTGCAAGAGCACTAGCAGGAAATCCAAAGATAATTTTTGCTGATGAACCAACAGGGAATCTTGATGATTATAGTAGTGATATGATTTGGAATCTCCTTCGAGGTGTAAATGAGCAGCTAAAAATTACAATTGTAGTTGTAACACATAGAATGCCAGATAAAATAGATAATAATTATAGGCATTTATATATAGAACATAAGGTCGTTTATGATATGGTTTAG
- the trmB gene encoding tRNA (guanosine(46)-N7)-methyltransferase TrmB, with product MPHFYARKIDKIAYPISKDGFLFSLIANNIKYDDNLVLVRYRDFYFFFIQQNRGDKVLVKYNKHLKCSSIDIVKKALKIYMELCNADVLFHNLNQKKDKENLSPYLLSPTKENISNLYKKSNYLSIEIGFGSGRHLLDLAQKNKDIIFLGIEIYNRAIEQVLNQIKLLDLKNLYIINADCRILFNILDSNVADSIYLHFPVPWDKNPSKRVFSKEFLKECERILKKGAFLELRSDSAEYFAYALDLARDFHLFDIKKSINSQARIISKYEARWKKQNKDIYEARFILKDSKNYVNNVESNFNFTNLDIKKILDSSDLKLFGDNYFLHIKNIYKFDNGYVLFVLFGAFSAPSKIYLLVNNYGNVEVLGDIIKTEANIKSLQLIKKWSVNN from the coding sequence ATGCCACATTTTTATGCAAGAAAAATAGACAAGATAGCTTATCCAATAAGCAAAGATGGTTTTTTATTTTCTTTAATAGCTAACAATATTAAATATGATGATAATTTAGTATTGGTTAGATATAGGGATTTTTATTTTTTCTTTATTCAACAAAATAGAGGCGATAAAGTACTTGTAAAATATAATAAACATCTAAAATGCAGTTCAATTGATATTGTAAAAAAAGCATTAAAAATCTATATGGAATTATGCAATGCAGATGTTTTATTTCATAATTTAAATCAAAAAAAAGATAAGGAGAATCTAAGCCCATATCTTTTATCACCTACAAAAGAAAATATCTCGAATCTTTATAAAAAATCAAATTATTTATCTATTGAGATTGGATTTGGTTCTGGTAGGCATTTGTTGGATTTGGCACAAAAAAATAAAGATATTATATTTTTAGGAATTGAAATTTACAATAGAGCAATAGAGCAGGTGCTAAATCAAATCAAATTATTAGATTTAAAAAATTTATATATTATTAATGCAGATTGTAGAATCTTATTTAATATTTTAGATTCAAATGTGGCAGATTCTATATATTTGCACTTTCCAGTGCCTTGGGATAAGAATCCATCAAAAAGAGTATTTAGCAAAGAGTTTTTAAAAGAATGTGAGAGGATTTTGAAAAAAGGTGCATTTTTGGAATTGCGTAGCGATAGTGCGGAATATTTTGCGTATGCATTAGATTTGGCAAGAGATTTTCATTTATTTGATATAAAAAAATCTATTAATTCACAAGCACGAATTATTAGCAAATATGAAGCAAGATGGAAGAAACAAAATAAAGATATTTATGAAGCTAGATTTATCTTAAAAGATTCTAAGAATTATGTTAATAATGTAGAATCTAATTTTAATTTTACTAATCTTGATATAAAAAAGATTCTAGATTCTAGTGATTTAAAATTATTTGGTGATAATTATTTTTTACATATAAAAAATATTTATAAATTTGATAATGGTTATGTATTGTTTGTGTTATTTGGTGCATTTAGTGCTCCAAGTAAAATTTATTTATTGGTTAATAATTATGGCAATGTAGAGGTTTTAGGCGATATAATAAAAACAGAGGCAAATATAAAATCACTACAATTAATAAAAAAGTGGAGTGTAAATAATTGA
- a CDS encoding fibronectin type III domain-containing protein yields the protein MRFLQIFHLIILAMIFSACSSTLSHFNGVDNNIPKIKNIKTIVGVSEVAFEWSVMTDSKIQGYLVYRNSGEGYKEIAHIKNPLISHYVDTNLIPEKEYSYYFYVLGKDTYSDRSDIIKVKTSYIAPVTNLYASNDYPKKVKLIWSPHKNPSISHYLIQRSDDNINFKTIANIDSRLSAEYFDEKLNDASSYSYRIIAVDFLGAPSRPSKIVIAKTKDRPILNTTLSASNNYIDKIELKWNPLNNISDYKIFRASKIDSKYNQIATTKDAKFIDGNKSPGVEYFYKISGIDSSGIESEQSEPARGSTKELIKSPNITKGYIDNNKARIEWSGSSDAKYYFVYRRSGLFGSSMKFRVDDNYFIDNDMSDKEYTYYVVAVDEFGIESKKSQEVTLQIK from the coding sequence GTGAGATTCTTGCAAATATTTCATTTAATAATTTTAGCGATGATATTTAGTGCCTGTTCTAGCACTTTATCACATTTTAACGGAGTAGATAATAATATCCCAAAAATAAAAAATATAAAAACTATAGTTGGTGTTAGCGAAGTTGCGTTTGAATGGAGTGTGATGACAGATTCAAAAATACAAGGATATCTTGTGTATAGAAATAGTGGTGAGGGCTATAAAGAAATAGCTCATATTAAAAATCCGCTTATAAGTCATTATGTTGATACAAATTTGATTCCAGAGAAAGAATATAGTTATTACTTTTATGTTTTAGGCAAGGATACGTATTCAGATAGAAGCGATATTATTAAAGTAAAAACATCATATATCGCTCCTGTTACAAATTTGTATGCATCAAATGATTATCCAAAAAAAGTAAAACTTATTTGGAGTCCTCATAAAAATCCTTCAATATCACATTATTTAATCCAGCGAAGTGATGATAATATCAATTTTAAAACTATTGCAAATATTGATAGTAGATTATCAGCTGAATATTTTGATGAGAAACTAAATGATGCTAGCTCGTATAGTTATAGAATTATTGCGGTAGATTTTTTGGGCGCACCATCTCGTCCAAGCAAGATTGTAATAGCAAAAACAAAGGATAGACCGATTTTAAATACTACTTTGAGTGCTTCAAATAATTATATAGATAAAATTGAGCTAAAGTGGAATCCTCTAAATAATATTTCAGATTATAAAATTTTTCGTGCAAGTAAAATTGATAGCAAATACAATCAAATAGCAACAACAAAAGATGCAAAATTTATAGATGGCAATAAATCCCCAGGTGTAGAGTATTTTTATAAGATCAGCGGAATAGATTCTAGTGGCATTGAAAGTGAGCAAAGTGAGCCTGCACGCGGCAGCACAAAAGAATTGATAAAATCTCCAAACATCACAAAAGGTTATATTGATAATAATAAAGCTAGGATAGAATGGAGTGGAAGTAGCGATGCAAAATATTATTTTGTGTATAGAAGAAGTGGTTTATTTGGCAGTAGCATGAAATTTAGAGTTGATGATAATTATTTTATAGATAATGATATGTCAGATAAAGAATATACTTATTATGTTGTAGCAGTTGATGAATTTGGCATAGAATCTAAAAAATCCCAAGAAGTTACTTTGCAGATAAAATAA
- a CDS encoding RluA family pseudouridine synthase produces MEIKCDSISLIRLDLFLSSKLNISRSQIPNLIKNKLITINDNIATKSGVLVKENDIIKIEKPESNNQDCSFCIDFDVEIIYEDDDILVINKPPYIATHGAPSLKESSLVDWLKANNKQLSNISGEKKEGIVHRLDKQTSGAMVVAKNNISHSSLSLQLQNKTMGRFYIAIIDAPLKSDMVIECNLAKNPKNRLKISKQKNGRYSKSKFYKLLLSKDSKQELILAKLYTGRTHQIRAHLESINRHIIGDSLYGYKGNDFRVMLHSYFLYLEHLKNGKMSFYANIFDDMNLYLKNNFDMEMVSEILANISFNNFSDDI; encoded by the coding sequence TTGGAAATTAAATGCGATTCTATCTCTCTAATAAGGCTTGATTTATTTTTAAGCTCTAAATTAAATATCTCACGAAGTCAGATTCCAAATCTAATAAAAAATAAGCTAATTACTATAAATGATAATATCGCAACAAAATCCGGTGTTTTGGTAAAAGAAAATGATATTATCAAAATTGAAAAGCCAGAATCTAACAATCAAGATTGCTCTTTTTGTATAGATTTTGATGTTGAGATTATATATGAAGATGATGATATATTAGTGATTAACAAACCTCCATATATCGCTACACATGGTGCACCATCGCTAAAAGAAAGCAGCCTTGTAGATTGGTTAAAGGCAAATAATAAACAACTATCAAATATTAGTGGAGAGAAAAAAGAAGGCATAGTCCATCGCCTCGATAAGCAAACAAGTGGTGCAATGGTGGTTGCTAAAAATAATATTTCGCATTCATCGCTTAGCTTGCAATTACAAAATAAAACAATGGGTAGATTCTATATTGCAATCATTGATGCACCACTAAAAAGTGATATGGTGATAGAATGTAATCTAGCTAAAAATCCAAAAAATCGCTTAAAAATATCAAAACAAAAAAATGGTAGATATTCAAAAAGTAAATTTTATAAATTATTATTAAGCAAGGATTCTAAACAAGAATTAATACTTGCAAAGCTTTACACCGGACGCACACATCAAATTAGAGCACATTTAGAGAGCATAAATAGGCATATTATAGGCGATAGTTTGTATGGGTATAAAGGAAATGATTTTCGGGTGATGTTGCATTCTTATTTTTTATACTTAGAGCATCTTAAAAATGGTAAAATGTCGTTTTATGCCAATATTTTTGATGATATGAATTTATATTTAAAAAATAATTTTGATATGGAGATGGTAAGTGAGATTCTTGCAAATATTTCATTTAATAATTTTAGCGATGATATTTAG
- a CDS encoding FtsW/RodA/SpoVE family cell cycle protein — translation MFNVNRRIIAHFDYLIILTTLPIILISLKLIYEVNPNLTIKQIIYISVTIFISLVIFLIPIKRFFWLIPFYYWLIIILLVSVEFFGVTKYGAQRWIEIPFINISLQPSEFIKSALILMLAYNISNDPPPKDGYKLKGFLKHSFFILLPVILVKIQPDLGTSILIFIMGYGVLFLVGIHKKILAAIATIVAIMLIAIPIIMPIINNYLHAYQLNRIEQFLSPKPQYQVQQSMIAIGSGGFFGKELENATQAQLNFLPVPESDFIFPYLMERFGLLGAIVILFLYGLLILHLLILSYTHKKDRILQVLSASIGFLLFIHVSVNILMTIKLAPVVGVPLPFLSYGGSSFLTFGVLFALLQNLLAFRFVFEYNSSPFAK, via the coding sequence TTGTTTAATGTCAATAGAAGGATTATTGCACATTTTGACTATCTAATCATACTAACCACACTTCCAATAATACTAATATCTTTAAAACTAATTTATGAAGTAAATCCAAATCTAACAATAAAACAAATCATTTATATATCTGTTACAATTTTTATTAGTCTTGTGATTTTTTTGATACCAATAAAACGATTTTTTTGGCTTATACCATTTTATTATTGGTTGATTATTATATTGCTTGTGTCAGTTGAATTCTTTGGTGTTACAAAATATGGAGCACAAAGGTGGATTGAGATTCCTTTTATTAATATTTCATTGCAACCAAGTGAATTTATAAAAAGTGCATTAATCCTCATGCTTGCATATAATATAAGCAATGACCCACCACCAAAAGATGGATATAAATTAAAAGGATTTTTAAAACATTCATTTTTTATATTATTACCTGTTATATTAGTAAAGATTCAGCCAGATTTAGGGACATCAATACTTATTTTTATAATGGGATATGGGGTTTTATTTTTGGTTGGAATCCACAAAAAAATACTTGCAGCAATTGCAACTATTGTTGCAATAATGCTTATTGCTATTCCAATTATAATGCCAATTATTAATAATTATTTGCATGCTTATCAGCTAAATAGAATCGAGCAATTCCTAAGCCCAAAACCACAATACCAAGTCCAACAATCAATGATTGCAATAGGAAGTGGAGGCTTTTTTGGAAAAGAATTAGAAAATGCAACACAAGCACAACTAAATTTTTTGCCAGTTCCAGAGAGTGATTTTATATTTCCTTATCTAATGGAGCGATTTGGATTATTGGGAGCTATTGTAATATTATTTTTATATGGATTATTGATATTGCATTTACTCATCTTAAGCTACACACACAAAAAAGATAGAATCTTGCAAGTTTTGAGTGCTTCTATTGGATTTTTACTTTTCATTCATGTAAGCGTAAATATATTAATGACAATAAAATTAGCCCCTGTTGTTGGAGTGCCGCTTCCATTTCTTAGCTATGGTGGAAGTAGCTTTTTGACCTTTGGCGTGTTGTTTGCATTATTACAAAATCTACTTGCTTTTAGATTTGTATTTGAGTATAATTCATCTCCCTTTGCCAAATGA